A genomic window from Flavobacterium phycosphaerae includes:
- a CDS encoding Mov34/MPN/PAD-1 family protein, which yields MYSIKELGLTLDIEDNLLSNIIDIGVQHYPNEFGGFLIGNYSDDQTHLSITNTILPNKFKGTPYLFERDTIGIENKLKQFYAEKPKKFYLGEWHTHPNNLPIPSGTDINAINSIANHNEVSIKNPIMLIIGYNKTKVELGFYVQFKNKLYRYE from the coding sequence ATGTATAGTATTAAAGAACTAGGATTAACATTAGATATTGAAGACAATTTGTTATCCAATATAATTGATATTGGGGTGCAACATTATCCCAACGAGTTTGGTGGATTTTTGATTGGTAATTATTCTGATGACCAAACCCATTTAAGTATAACAAATACTATTTTGCCAAATAAATTTAAAGGTACTCCCTATTTGTTTGAAAGAGATACAATAGGTATTGAAAATAAATTAAAACAGTTTTATGCTGAGAAACCGAAGAAATTTTACCTTGGAGAATGGCACACCCATCCCAATAATTTACCGATACCGAGTGGTACCGATATTAATGCTATTAATTCAATAGCAAACCATAATGAGGTGTCGATAAAAAATCCTATAATGTTGATTATAGGTTACAATAAAACCAAAGTTGAACTTGGTTTTTATGTTCAATTTAAAAATAAATTATACAGATATGAGTAG
- a CDS encoding DUF6602 domain-containing protein: MSSKIKIGDLFNGLQNQMVAQLNTNREFILHPGSKGDSLENVWIEWLRKYLPNRYCVDKAIIIDSNGSLSHQIDLVIYDQQYTPFVFTQNGIHYIPAEGVYAVFEVKPDLQGNVSDDNFFEYAGKKIESVRSLKRTSVKIINAGVEVPARPLTKIIGGILSSTNSYTHANNNTIEGHLKSLKNLQTIEMGCAVDYGSFYVNYTGTEDVTSKDFDKRINDYYLNRTFESVTFSEKENSLVTFFLQLTRYLQQSIGTVAAIDLNAYAKSVGFEIDQKI; the protein is encoded by the coding sequence ATGAGTAGTAAAATAAAAATAGGTGACTTATTTAATGGGTTGCAAAATCAGATGGTTGCCCAATTAAATACTAATAGAGAGTTTATTCTGCATCCGGGTTCAAAAGGAGATTCTCTAGAAAATGTTTGGATTGAATGGTTACGGAAGTATCTACCCAATAGATATTGTGTTGATAAGGCTATAATAATAGATAGTAATGGTAGTTTAAGTCATCAAATTGATTTAGTGATTTATGATCAACAGTATACGCCATTTGTATTTACACAAAACGGCATTCATTATATTCCGGCTGAAGGTGTTTATGCTGTATTTGAAGTGAAACCTGATTTGCAGGGCAATGTTAGTGATGATAATTTTTTTGAATATGCAGGAAAGAAAATAGAAAGCGTACGAAGCTTAAAAAGAACGTCTGTAAAAATAATTAATGCGGGTGTTGAGGTACCGGCTAGACCATTGACAAAAATAATTGGTGGGATATTATCAAGTACTAATTCCTATACTCACGCAAACAATAACACAATTGAAGGACATTTAAAGAGTTTGAAAAACTTGCAAACTATTGAAATGGGATGTGCTGTTGATTATGGAAGCTTTTATGTAAATTATACCGGTACTGAAGATGTTACTAGTAAAGATTTTGATAAAAGAATTAATGATTACTATTTGAACAGAACGTTTGAAAGTGTTACTTTCAGTGAAAAGGAGAATTCTTTGGTGACATTCTTTCTTCAACTTACAAGATATTTACAACAGTCGATAGGAACAGTGGCAGCTATCGATTTAAATGCTTATGCAAAATCTGTAGGGTTTGAGATTGATCAAAAAATTTAA
- a CDS encoding nucleotidyltransferase family protein has protein sequence MNKAKKYAQTGAIVCGVGNAIINAINQLNSKDPKKKFDWGQLAFAATKGAVFGGSGGFVLGSIRDKKMTQVFSKFGSVPNYLHKSLHYYKDDNTLLLDKAEQVKAKLNQKFKSDLAITPKFHGSIAKGTSIYGSDIDIQLQFKKDFGTLADVYYKVSDYVFDEFKDVRLESVREQKHSIGLEFKIKDELKRIDIVPTRQIDNGSNDTCLFVNKTGFFEKPTYKKTNAQKQLSFLNFNYREKRIVRLLKVWKTENNLKIKSIHLEWLAKKAFQQIAISNNIEKALKDVTHFIASNIEYLRIVDPANSNNIISDTLSNEDKSTISRFCFKMINDITKDKRNIIDYFPSLESVA, from the coding sequence ATGAATAAAGCAAAAAAATATGCTCAGACTGGAGCTATAGTATGTGGCGTTGGAAATGCAATTATTAACGCCATTAACCAACTTAATAGTAAGGACCCAAAAAAGAAATTTGATTGGGGTCAACTGGCTTTTGCGGCTACTAAGGGAGCTGTATTTGGTGGATCAGGCGGTTTTGTTTTAGGTTCTATTCGTGATAAAAAAATGACTCAAGTGTTTTCAAAGTTTGGAAGTGTGCCTAATTATCTTCACAAATCATTGCATTACTATAAAGATGATAATACTTTATTGCTTGATAAGGCAGAGCAAGTTAAAGCTAAATTAAATCAAAAATTTAAAAGCGATTTGGCTATAACTCCAAAATTTCATGGTTCTATAGCTAAAGGAACTTCAATATATGGTTCGGATATTGATATTCAACTTCAATTTAAAAAAGATTTTGGAACATTGGCAGATGTTTATTATAAAGTTTCTGATTATGTCTTTGATGAGTTTAAAGACGTTAGATTAGAAAGCGTTAGAGAACAGAAACATTCTATAGGTCTTGAATTTAAAATTAAAGATGAATTAAAGCGGATTGATATAGTTCCAACACGTCAAATAGATAATGGTAGTAACGATACTTGTCTTTTTGTGAACAAAACCGGTTTTTTTGAAAAACCTACTTACAAGAAAACTAATGCTCAAAAGCAATTATCATTTCTAAACTTTAATTATCGTGAAAAACGAATTGTGAGACTTCTGAAAGTATGGAAAACAGAGAATAATTTAAAAATAAAATCTATTCATTTGGAATGGTTGGCTAAAAAAGCCTTTCAACAAATAGCAATATCAAATAATATAGAAAAAGCACTAAAAGATGTGACTCACTTTATAGCTTCAAATATTGAATATCTTCGTATTGTTGATCCGGCTAATTCTAACAACATAATTTCTGACACTTTAAGTAATGAAGATAAAAGTACTATTAGTAGATTTTGTTTCAAAATGATTAACGATATTACCAAAGACAAAAGAAATATTATTGATTACTTTCCTAGTTTAGAATCCGTTGCTTAA
- a CDS encoding peptide arginase family protein has product MWIKEPNFPLGESFNDKLNFVFKRDNIYVMDNHLAASWCWMNCIDIGAVHNLFHIDRHYDLLHFPNTVQTQIVDVGIQLNSLTLNEYVALRQPMAGSPDAALFRWDNYIGNLNLVYPNLFGFKYFAAHNEGTPLNNFIDNEYEIKDLTTNVEYWMSQRENKWILNLDIDYFLQTQRKENIKCLQMNTLSNFAKI; this is encoded by the coding sequence ATGTGGATAAAAGAGCCAAATTTTCCACTTGGAGAATCGTTTAATGACAAGTTAAATTTTGTCTTTAAACGAGATAATATTTACGTTATGGATAATCATTTAGCAGCTAGTTGGTGTTGGATGAATTGTATTGATATTGGAGCAGTGCATAATCTCTTCCACATTGACAGGCATTACGACTTACTACATTTTCCTAACACTGTACAAACACAAATAGTTGATGTTGGTATACAATTAAACTCATTAACATTAAATGAATATGTGGCGTTAAGGCAGCCAATGGCAGGAAGTCCAGATGCAGCTTTGTTCAGATGGGACAATTATATTGGCAACTTGAATTTAGTGTACCCTAATTTATTCGGCTTTAAATATTTTGCAGCACACAATGAAGGTACTCCTCTTAATAATTTTATCGATAATGAATATGAAATAAAAGACCTTACAACAAATGTTGAATATTGGATGAGCCAAAGAGAAAATAAATGGATTCTAAATTTAGACATTGATTATTTTTTGCAAACTCAGAGGAAGGAAAATATCAAATGCTTACAGATGAATACATTATCGAACTTTGCAAAAATATAA
- a CDS encoding type II toxin-antitoxin system HipA family toxin, giving the protein MSTKTEIYVYAHWLGMKEPKIIGILSAQQAKGKKAFSFEYDNDWLKSEQKFMLDPDIQLYGGPQYPNQKENFGIFLDSMPDTWGRTLMKRRAAQWAKENKEKAPTLYDIDFLLGVYDESRMGALRFKTDPNGDFLDNNETASTPPWASIRELQNAAYIFENDIDNEEVNRYLSVLIAPGSSLGGARPKANVLDADKSVWIAKFPSKTDTVDKAAWEFLAYQLAIKAGIEMAPCRIDRILGNYRTFFTKRFDRENGERIHFASAMTMTGNNEDTIRDNTASYLDIAEFISNYGANIEANLHQLWRRIIFNIAISNTDDHLRNHGFILTKDGWILSPAYDLNPSIDKDGLALNIDTDNNDLDFELAISVGEYFRLNKQQMETIIQEVVEVTTNWRTIANEIGIPRSEQELMEKAFYKK; this is encoded by the coding sequence ATGTCCACAAAAACCGAAATATACGTTTACGCCCACTGGCTGGGAATGAAAGAACCAAAAATAATCGGGATCCTTTCAGCACAACAAGCCAAAGGCAAAAAAGCATTCAGCTTTGAGTATGATAATGATTGGCTCAAATCAGAACAAAAATTTATGCTCGACCCAGACATACAATTGTATGGTGGTCCTCAATACCCAAACCAAAAGGAAAACTTCGGTATATTCCTCGACAGTATGCCCGACACTTGGGGACGCACCTTAATGAAACGCCGAGCAGCACAATGGGCAAAAGAAAACAAAGAAAAAGCACCAACGCTCTACGATATAGATTTCCTGTTAGGAGTATATGATGAAAGTCGTATGGGTGCATTACGTTTCAAAACCGACCCAAATGGCGATTTTTTAGACAACAATGAAACGGCTTCAACTCCGCCTTGGGCATCAATTCGTGAGTTGCAAAACGCAGCCTATATTTTTGAGAATGATATCGATAACGAAGAAGTCAACAGATACCTCTCAGTACTAATTGCTCCTGGTTCTTCCTTGGGTGGCGCAAGACCTAAAGCCAATGTTTTAGATGCCGATAAAAGCGTTTGGATTGCCAAATTCCCTTCCAAAACAGATACTGTCGATAAAGCCGCTTGGGAATTTCTTGCCTATCAACTGGCTATAAAAGCAGGAATAGAAATGGCTCCATGTCGTATCGATAGGATATTAGGAAACTATCGTACCTTTTTCACAAAACGTTTCGATCGCGAAAATGGTGAAAGAATACATTTTGCCTCAGCCATGACCATGACAGGAAACAACGAAGATACCATCAGGGATAACACGGCAAGCTATTTAGATATCGCAGAGTTCATCAGTAATTATGGTGCTAATATAGAAGCTAACCTGCACCAACTATGGCGCAGAATAATTTTCAACATTGCTATTTCTAATACTGATGATCATTTAAGAAATCACGGCTTTATTTTAACCAAAGACGGTTGGATTTTATCACCGGCTTATGACCTCAACCCATCTATCGACAAAGACGGGCTAGCACTAAATATTGATACTGATAACAATGACCTCGATTTTGAATTGGCAATCAGTGTAGGTGAATATTTCCGTTTAAACAAACAACAAATGGAAACCATAATACAAGAAGTTGTTGAGGTTACAACCAATTGGAGGACTATAGCTAATGAAATTGGAATTCCAAGAAGCGAACAGGAATTAATGGAAAAAGCTTTTTACAAAAAATAA
- a CDS encoding helix-turn-helix domain-containing protein, whose product MNRKKQTVFPKHLITLEQMGENIKLARKRRKLTAVQVAERADIVRTTLYQIEKGNPSVAIGAYFNVLRVLGLQDDFLKLASDDELGRKLQDLELLK is encoded by the coding sequence ATGAACAGAAAAAAACAGACCGTTTTTCCTAAGCACTTAATAACGCTAGAACAGATGGGTGAAAACATAAAGTTAGCTAGGAAAAGAAGAAAGCTTACTGCTGTTCAGGTAGCAGAACGAGCCGATATTGTTAGGACTACTTTATATCAAATAGAAAAAGGTAATCCTAGTGTTGCTATTGGTGCTTATTTTAATGTACTAAGAGTATTAGGCCTACAAGATGATTTTCTAAAACTCGCTTCAGATGATGAACTGGGAAGAAAACTCCAAGACCTAGAACTCCTTAAGTAA
- a CDS encoding cytochrome-c peroxidase produces the protein MNYKFILITLFTSLVFTSCSDVKEYSTIPDDKIALGKLLFNDANLSNPIGQACASCHSPETGFSDPLHQIVSEGAVSNTFGNRNAPNLAYNVFAPNRYYNTIDETFVGGFFLDGRSPNLQEQMIHPLLNPVEMNNTSTAQVVAKIKAAAYYPQIVALYGNSPFDDDILSYAADALMRFETSDEVNAFTSKYDYYLQGRATLSLEEQKGLVLFEGKAKCALCHVTDPDPDQKKVLFTDFTYDNLGVPKNPDNPFYTAASNPLGINYVDLGIGAIVSQPTHYGKFKVPSLRNVAISAPYFHNGSITTLEKVVRFYNRRDLNTGEFAAAEVSQNVNIEELGNLQLTDEEELNLVAFLKTLTDGYHK, from the coding sequence GTGAATTACAAATTTATTCTCATAACTCTTTTTACAAGCCTTGTATTCACCAGTTGCTCTGATGTAAAAGAATATAGCACCATTCCTGATGACAAAATTGCTTTGGGAAAACTGCTATTCAACGACGCCAATCTGTCCAATCCTATCGGTCAGGCCTGTGCTTCCTGCCATTCTCCCGAAACCGGTTTTAGTGACCCACTGCACCAGATTGTTTCTGAAGGTGCCGTCAGCAATACTTTTGGAAATCGAAATGCACCCAACTTAGCTTACAATGTTTTTGCTCCAAATCGTTATTACAATACTATTGATGAAACTTTTGTTGGTGGATTCTTTCTAGATGGTCGCTCACCAAACCTACAGGAACAAATGATTCATCCGCTGCTCAATCCGGTAGAAATGAACAATACATCAACAGCACAAGTGGTAGCCAAAATCAAAGCTGCTGCTTATTACCCTCAAATCGTAGCACTTTATGGCAATTCTCCTTTTGATGATGATATTTTATCCTATGCAGCCGATGCCTTAATGCGTTTTGAAACTTCAGATGAAGTCAATGCTTTCACCTCCAAATACGATTATTATCTGCAGGGAAGAGCTACACTTAGCCTGGAAGAACAAAAAGGTTTAGTGCTTTTTGAAGGAAAAGCCAAATGTGCCCTTTGCCACGTAACCGATCCTGATCCTGACCAAAAGAAAGTGTTGTTTACTGATTTTACCTATGACAATCTTGGCGTGCCAAAAAACCCGGATAATCCTTTTTATACCGCAGCTTCAAATCCGTTAGGCATCAATTATGTCGATTTAGGAATTGGCGCCATTGTGTCGCAGCCAACCCATTACGGAAAATTCAAAGTGCCAAGCTTGCGCAATGTGGCCATCTCAGCCCCTTACTTTCATAATGGTTCCATAACCACATTGGAAAAAGTGGTGCGTTTTTACAATCGAAGAGATTTAAACACCGGTGAATTTGCAGCTGCCGAAGTAAGCCAGAATGTAAATATAGAAGAACTCGGAAACCTGCAACTTACCGATGAAGAAGAACTAAATCTAGTCGCTTTTCTGAAAACATTAACCGACGGCTATCACAAATAG
- a CDS encoding RloB family protein yields MRKRNRVSKKPVLFIACEGTSTEFNYFTSWGETEEALDKFERVEVYPDENENNPQTNPYQLFQIAKNALDSGSADYAWAVFDKDNHPRLPDTFTDAAAAGVNIAFSSRSFEEWVLMHFEKNNTTFNATECKNANGRPTNCGSHLVPNCTPIDCLTGYIRRNNYIPGYSKKSDFDLFTAIHQNTEVALTNSAWLRFQVGASINVAQPPLHNLNPYTNVDQLIYQFLPSTLNIEWGNANTNIQLNNWTINTRLDNGDIVVNVSHTQPNPQILNALFLDSLVTTDDSLNETPGTVINNQYLTNNNGSNNQILRANDVIEYRIQNNNQQYFLFKNDNTRIFITLY; encoded by the coding sequence ATGAGAAAGAGAAATAGGGTTTCCAAAAAACCGGTACTTTTTATTGCTTGTGAAGGAACCTCAACCGAATTCAATTACTTTACCAGTTGGGGAGAAACAGAAGAAGCATTAGATAAATTTGAACGGGTTGAAGTTTATCCCGATGAAAACGAAAATAACCCACAAACTAATCCGTATCAACTTTTTCAAATAGCAAAAAATGCTTTAGATAGTGGTTCAGCAGATTACGCCTGGGCGGTTTTCGATAAAGACAATCATCCAAGACTTCCCGACACTTTTACTGATGCCGCTGCTGCAGGTGTTAATATTGCATTTTCTTCCCGGTCTTTTGAAGAATGGGTTTTAATGCATTTTGAAAAAAATAACACTACATTTAATGCAACCGAATGTAAAAATGCTAATGGTAGGCCAACCAATTGTGGTTCACATTTAGTCCCTAATTGCACACCGATTGATTGTTTAACGGGTTATATCAGGAGAAATAATTACATCCCGGGCTATTCTAAAAAAAGTGATTTTGATTTATTTACTGCAATACATCAAAATACTGAAGTCGCTTTGACAAATTCGGCTTGGCTGCGTTTTCAGGTTGGTGCCTCCATAAATGTAGCTCAACCTCCTCTTCACAATTTAAATCCATACACTAACGTTGACCAATTAATTTATCAGTTTCTTCCTTCCACATTAAACATAGAATGGGGTAATGCAAATACCAATATTCAATTAAACAATTGGACAATAAATACCCGATTAGACAATGGAGATATTGTTGTCAATGTATCACATACACAACCAAATCCACAAATTTTAAATGCTCTATTTCTTGATTCATTAGTAACCACTGATGATTCCTTAAATGAGACTCCCGGCACGGTTATAAATAATCAATATTTGACTAACAACAATGGAAGTAATAATCAAATATTGAGAGCCAATGACGTTATTGAATACAGAATACAAAACAATAACCAGCAATACTTTCTATTCAAGAACGACAATACTAGAATTTTTATAACACTCTACTGA
- a CDS encoding AAA family ATPase: MIINFKIKNYRSIKDETLFSLEASGAKGKSDNVAEITVKNGKKFRLLKTAVIYGANASGKSNVIRAFWAFRQLIDRSFRYDVNDNIELAEPFELDVETADQPTEFTLNFIGWDKVQYIYFMAISKRDGIIEETLKYYPEKSQKIIYKRTGRKITSINRDFFKNKNSFDKINPKRLFLSELGNSGEEYWENMRNYFIHGNMVLNAAANGMLIGLAENAKSLFESDIEGMEDIKNKVVKLVQLSDLGIKGLELVEEEEFFKPGVNKESYSGSRINKRFKTTHNVYKDHKIFKQHQFDLLNQASTGTIALVGLCTEIMLSLNFTGGRPIWIDEVDNSMHPYLCRFLISLFHHPRSNPYNSQLIFATHETTLLDKNNFRKDQIWITSKDKYGCTKLYSVYDLDIEGLRDDIPFDKWYMSGKFGGLPNIKTMDFIFDRDNKLEYEKEK; encoded by the coding sequence ATGATTATTAATTTTAAAATAAAAAATTATCGCTCAATAAAAGATGAAACTCTTTTTAGTCTGGAAGCATCAGGAGCAAAAGGAAAATCAGACAATGTTGCAGAGATTACTGTAAAAAATGGAAAAAAATTTCGTTTGCTCAAAACAGCGGTAATCTATGGAGCCAATGCCAGTGGTAAAAGTAATGTAATTCGAGCTTTTTGGGCTTTCCGACAATTAATAGATCGTTCGTTCAGATATGATGTAAACGACAACATTGAACTTGCAGAACCGTTTGAACTCGATGTCGAAACAGCTGACCAACCCACCGAATTCACTCTTAATTTTATTGGGTGGGATAAAGTTCAATACATTTATTTTATGGCTATTTCTAAAAGAGACGGTATAATTGAAGAAACACTGAAATATTACCCTGAAAAGAGTCAAAAGATAATTTACAAAAGAACTGGAAGAAAAATTACCAGTATAAACCGTGATTTCTTTAAAAACAAAAACAGCTTTGACAAAATAAATCCTAAACGTCTTTTCTTATCTGAGTTAGGCAACAGCGGAGAAGAATATTGGGAAAATATGCGTAATTATTTTATACATGGAAACATGGTATTAAATGCTGCTGCCAATGGCATGCTTATTGGGCTTGCCGAAAATGCCAAAAGTCTTTTTGAAAGTGATATTGAAGGAATGGAGGATATAAAAAACAAAGTTGTTAAACTTGTTCAATTATCTGATTTAGGGATAAAAGGCTTAGAACTTGTTGAAGAAGAAGAGTTTTTTAAACCGGGTGTTAACAAGGAATCATACTCTGGTTCAAGAATTAATAAGCGTTTCAAAACAACGCATAATGTCTACAAAGATCACAAAATTTTTAAACAACATCAGTTTGATTTACTAAACCAAGCATCAACGGGTACAATTGCATTAGTTGGTTTATGTACCGAGATAATGCTGTCTTTAAATTTTACTGGAGGAAGGCCAATATGGATAGATGAAGTTGATAACAGCATGCATCCATACCTTTGCAGGTTTTTAATTTCATTATTCCATCATCCTCGAAGTAATCCATACAATTCACAGTTGATTTTCGCAACTCATGAAACCACTTTGCTCGACAAAAATAATTTCCGTAAAGACCAAATTTGGATTACTTCAAAAGACAAATATGGTTGTACTAAACTATATAGCGTTTATGATTTAGACATCGAAGGACTTCGTGATGATATCCCATTTGACAAATGGTATATGAGTGGCAAATTCGGTGGGCTTCCGAACATAAAAACTATGGATTTTATTTTTGATCGAGATAACAAATTGGAGTATGAGAAAGAGAAATAG